One genomic region from Bactrocera tryoni isolate S06 chromosome 3, CSIRO_BtryS06_freeze2, whole genome shotgun sequence encodes:
- the LOC120772442 gene encoding UDP-glucosyltransferase 2-like, with the protein MAEPSPGHLLLLLGLCCTLVQASYPLKILGLFPHPGISHFHFFHPVMRGLAEKGHDVTVLSHFPDKNPPPGYKDLSLTGDLLDSVDVQYFEAQHFYNRFMEFYMLNHFGKNDCNATLHSEALAQVLRERQHYDVVIIERFNSDCMAAVAHQLNAPFIGMVSSAMLPWHYERVGVPMVTSVMPTLFLGESEDMTFGARLANWFTHHAMRFLYDNFNTPAIDGMVREKFGPNTPSVGELAKKTSMLFVNQHFSLSGVKPLPPSVLDLGGMHIQKSKPLDAELQKFIDGAEHGVVFISWGSMLRADTLPPAKREAIVRAVKQLKQRVIWKWENTTLEDKPDNLYISKWLPQRDILCHPNVKAFLSHGGLMGTSEAAYCGVPVVVTPMFADQFLNSAALQYRGMGVEMKYHDITENTVLSSIREVLKKEYMDNAKAVSSSYKNRPQSALETAIWWVEYVGKTKGAPLIKAHAVHVSRFVYHSWDIYLFLVAILLISVVSWTFICTRLWSRRPKAVKQKSN; encoded by the exons ATGGCGGAACCTTCGCCCGGCcacttgttgctgttgcttggCCTTTGTTGCACACTGGTACAAGCCAGTTACCCACTCAAAATACTAGGTTTATTTCCACACCCAGGCATTAGTCACTTCCACTTCTTCCACCCCGTTATGCGGGGCTTGGCCGAGAAGGGTCATGATGTTACGGTGTTAAGCCATTTTCCCGATAAAAATCCACCGCCAGGATACAAAGATCTGTCATTAACAGGCGATTTGTTGGATTCCGTAGACGTGCAG TACTTCGAAGCGCAACACTTCTACAATCGCTTCATGGAATTTTATATGCTTAACCACTTTGGGAAGAACGACTGCAATGCCACGTTGCATTCCGAAGCTTTGGCACAGGTATTGCGAGAGCGGCAACATTACGATGTGGTCATCATTGAGCGATTCAATAGCGATTGCATGGCAGCGGTGGCGCATCAACTCAATGCGCCATTTATAGGGATGGTCAG TTCTGCTATGTTGCCTTGGCATTACGAACGCGTGGGCGTGCCCATGGTGACCTCAGTTATGCCAACATTATTTTTGGGAGAATCCGAGGACATGACATTCGGCGCTCGTCTTGCCAACTGGTTCACCCATCACGCCATGCGATTCCTTTACGA TAATTTCAACACGCCCGCTATCGATGGCATGGTACGCGAAAAATTCGGACCAAATACCCCCTCGGTTGGCGAATTGGCGAAGAAAACATCAATGTTATTCGTCAATCAGCATTTCTCATTGAGCGGTGTCAAACCGTTGCCACCGTCCGTTCTCGATCTCGGCGGCATGCACATACAGAAGTCCAAGCCGCTCGATGCCGAGCTGCAAAAGTTCATCGATGGTGCCGAACATGGTGTGGTCTTCATTAGTTGGGGTTCTATGCTACGCGCCGACACTTTGCCGCCCGCTAAACGTGAGGCTATCGTACGTGCTGTGAAGCAACTCAAACAACGGGTGATTTGGAAATGGGAAAACACCACCCTGGAGGACAAGCCGGATAATCTGTATATTAGCAAGTGGTTGCCACAACGTGATATACTCTGTCATCCGAATGTAAAGGCGTTCTTATCGCATGGCGGTCTTATGGGTACTTCGGAGGCGGCTTACTGTGGTGTACCAGTAGTGGTCACACCCATGTTTGCTGATCAGTTTTTGAATTCAGCGGCGTTACAATACCGTGGTATGGGTGTGGAGATGAAATATCACGATATCACTGAGAATACAGTTCTGAGCTCGATAAGAGAGGTGTTAAAGAAAGA aTATATGGATAACGCCAAAGCGGTTTCGTCCTCCTACAAAAATCGTCCGCAGAGCGCACTCGAGACTGCCATCTGGTGGGTGGAATATGTCGGCAAAACCAAGGGTGCGCCACTCATTAAAGCTCACGCCGTGCATGTATCACGCTTCGTTTACCACTCATGGGATATTTATCTATTCCTTGTGGCCATTTTATTGATATCGGTTGTGAGCTGGACCTTTATATGCACTAGGCTGTGGTCGCGGCGTCCAAAGGCCGTTAAACAAAAGTCAAATTGA